The Staphylococcus sp. KG4-3 genome has a window encoding:
- the thrB gene encoding homoserine kinase, with protein MSEKLHLKIPASTANLGVGFDSIGMALNKFLYLDVKISDDDHWSFNHIGPNVEGLPTDNSHYIYQIAQKVAHKYNVVLPTLEVEMRSEIPLARGLGSSASALVGALYIANYFGDIELSKYELLQLATEFEGHPDNVAPTIYGGLVLGYYNPETKVTDVSYIDTPKVDIIITVPSYELRTVDSRNALPDTFSHKKAVQNSAISNTMISALIQHNYVLAGKMMEQDGFHEPYRQDLIPEFQTIKGLAKQYLAYATVISGAGPTVLTMIAPERSGELVRELKGTFENCRSELVTINETGVELKVLYQRQ; from the coding sequence ATGAGCGAAAAGTTACATTTGAAAATCCCGGCATCTACTGCAAATTTAGGTGTCGGATTTGATTCAATTGGTATGGCTTTAAATAAATTTTTATATTTAGATGTGAAAATAAGTGATGACGATCATTGGTCGTTTAACCATATCGGTCCTAATGTGGAAGGTTTACCAACAGATAATAGTCATTACATTTACCAAATCGCACAAAAAGTTGCGCACAAGTATAACGTGGTTTTACCTACGTTAGAAGTTGAAATGAGAAGTGAGATTCCTTTGGCTAGAGGATTAGGCTCTTCGGCATCTGCTTTAGTAGGTGCCTTATACATAGCAAATTATTTTGGTGATATTGAGTTATCAAAATATGAATTATTGCAACTCGCTACCGAATTTGAGGGTCATCCAGATAATGTTGCACCGACGATATACGGTGGCTTAGTGTTAGGTTATTATAATCCGGAAACTAAGGTAACTGATGTTTCTTATATTGATACACCTAAAGTAGATATCATTATTACAGTTCCATCTTATGAATTAAGAACGGTTGATTCAAGAAATGCTTTACCTGATACCTTCTCACATAAAAAAGCTGTTCAAAATAGTGCGATTAGTAATACGATGATTAGTGCACTTATTCAACATAATTACGTATTAGCTGGAAAAATGATGGAGCAAGATGGGTTTCATGAACCATACAGACAAGATTTAATTCCTGAATTCCAGACAATTAAAGGACTAGCAAAACAATATTTAGCATATGCTACGGTGATAAGTGGTGCAGGTCCCACTGTACTTACTATGATAGCTCCTGAACGTAGTGGTGAATTGGTTAGAGAGTTAAAAGGAACATTTGAAAATTGTCGTTCAGAGTTGGTGACGATTAATGAGACTGGTGTTGAACTTAAAGTGTTGTACCAACGTCAATAA
- a CDS encoding Cof-type HAD-IIB family hydrolase: protein MSKYKMVVMDMDDTLMNRENQMSPETESYLIEIQNKGYKVVLASGRPTEGMLPTAKTLQLDKFQSYVISYNGGKTVNVNTEAVEVSRTVSKENFDFIVDYCRENELFVLTYQDGFIVYEGEHEYMNIESELTGLPMKHVDDLKDFIQEDVPKVMGVDYVPTITSLNKDLAGHFNEEIDVTTSKPYFLEFMANGVSKGNAVTELCEKVQIDLSEVIAFGDSANDISMLKVVGHAVAMGNANDDVKKVADEITLSNSDNGIPHALKSLLN from the coding sequence ATGAGTAAATATAAAATGGTAGTAATGGATATGGATGATACATTGATGAACCGTGAGAATCAAATGAGTCCTGAAACAGAAAGTTATTTAATTGAAATACAAAATAAAGGGTACAAAGTTGTATTAGCATCAGGACGTCCTACAGAAGGTATGTTACCTACTGCTAAAACTTTACAATTAGATAAATTTCAAAGTTATGTAATTAGCTATAATGGTGGGAAAACCGTAAATGTTAATACAGAAGCAGTGGAAGTAAGTCGTACTGTTTCTAAAGAAAATTTTGATTTTATAGTCGACTATTGTAGGGAAAATGAATTATTTGTATTAACTTATCAGGATGGATTTATTGTTTACGAAGGTGAACATGAATATATGAATATTGAATCTGAATTAACTGGATTGCCTATGAAACATGTAGATGACTTAAAGGATTTTATTCAAGAAGATGTGCCTAAAGTCATGGGCGTTGACTATGTACCTACGATTACAAGCCTCAATAAAGATTTGGCAGGCCATTTTAATGAAGAAATTGATGTTACTACAAGTAAACCTTATTTCTTAGAATTTATGGCTAATGGTGTATCAAAAGGAAATGCCGTTACTGAATTATGTGAAAAAGTACAAATTGATCTATCAGAAGTCATTGCTTTTGGTGACAGTGCCAATGATATTTCTATGTTAAAAGTTGTTGGACACGCTGTAGCAATGGGAAATGCTAATGATGATGTGAAGAAAGTTGCTGATGAGATAACTTTAAGTAATAGTGATAATGGTATTCCACATGCTTTAAAATCCTTATTAAATTAA